CGTTGCTATTTACTAAAATATGCCTGACATGTGTATGTTAATGATCTAATTATATACGTATAAGTACTACTTTGGCCTTGAACTaaacgtacgtatatatatatttgtcttgaCTTAATTTGCTGACGTTCTTAAAatgcaaaattattttcaatttggtgACTGACTCGATCAAAGTACTACTACTGCAGCACATGCATGactttatatgttaattaaaaaaatgactaattATATATCCAGGCCAGTTGCATTATACTTATCTTTTgatgattatataattatattctacgtatatatatatatatatatatatatataggctagaATATCTTATCCATGATCGATGTTCGATCTAGGGTTTTTATAGGCAGGTACCAAGATTTTTAAGacctttttaattaaaatgtcCCATGCACCAAACAGAAAGAtgttatagctagctagctgtacgTAATTAATGGCAATTTAGCattaattcattatatatactttgcaaaagcaaattaaaaatgagatgacaCTAAGAAACCCACCCATAATATTAATCCTTAATCAAATATAATTACGTGTCATTAACATGATCAAGAAGACTAAGAAGACTAGCTAGATAGCATAAatttgaagaggaaaaaaacaaacaaaaaacagcCAACCAACTGATATTCAAGAAATTAAAGGTGGTCAGAAATCGGAGGTCAGTTCGATCGGAGGAATAAGGCTAGAGTAGATGAGAACAAAATCACTAAAATGTCGTGACTCCTGGATATTCCCGAGTAGTGACAGTCAATTCAATTGGTATTTTCCACGAGAATATTGGTGGCCACTGTTCCAAGTTGTATCACCTTTATATTTCGTACGGACTACCCTTAATCATTTCTGTGAAATTGATGCGCTTCAATTATCACCAAAAGGAAAAACTAAAAAGCGACCCAAAGCCAAAAGGATAGGAGCACATGATGACTAGTAGTACGTACTGTTGGGAATTTCTACAagtcatcatttttatttatttttcttcttattccacCCACCTTTTCTGGCGGTAAGTTTTATGAGATCGAGCTTTACCTCTtaccttgtttgttttccttttatggTAACATTTTTTTCCTAAGTAGCAattataactaataatatatataataattagcaCAACATGACATTGCATGATCTATATTCAACCATTGCCTTGAAAATAggattaattataatatgtatgatctgtattataattattaaaagagtCTTATTAGGTACAAGTGGTTTAGCACACTAAACTATATATCGATATTAACATGAcctttttattgaaaagaaaaataaaaaaaaaattttttgagtgaataaaatatcttatatttagTACTTCTGTCTTTaattcacataattttattatattgatatattgCATGTCAAAATTGATGCGTgatttgatatatatacaaactCCTTTGCAAAAagatttttacttattaaaaataaaaacatatatagatcaagtaaaccaatatatataatataggacATAACCAATCATACTGATCATTAATATGACATGATCACGATTAATCATGAGTAAAACCaatgaaaattcttttaataattgaAAGAAATGTGACAATAATTACCTGTCAAGTATCTCCAAATTCAGCAGTTCTTCAGACGGCCCCTCCTCAGACTTTGTCCTGACCTCCCCGCCAAAAAAGGGTCCCAGCAGCACATAACCTCGTACTCGAACCGGATACACCTCAAACGAACcggaaccgaaccggaccgCTAAATGGTGAGCAATATTCCCTCCAGACGAGTCCCCAACTATATACACCCGGTCAAAATCAACGGTGCCGCTCAACCATGCATCGCCACCGGTACTCTCACCCAAAGCCTGCCCCTTTAGCCACCTCACTGCACTCACTGCGTCGTCTATGGCAGCTGGAAGCCGATGCTCTGGCGCCAGCCGATAGTCCGGTGCGATGACTAGAGCGCCGAGCCCAGAAGCCAGGCGGACGCAGCAGTTGTGACAGTTGGGCCATACGCGAGAGCCGACACAGAAGCCGCCACCATGGATGTATACAATGATGGGGAGCTGAAGATTACGAGGCATGGGACTGGATTTGGATGACGTAGGTTTGTACATGCGCAAATGGAGGTTTAGTTTCTCGTCGTAGAGACAGTCTTTGAATATGACTGAGTTGTCGTGGACGACAGGAATGTTGAAGTTTATGTCTTTGAGGCGGAAAATGGTGCCGTCGCTAAAGAGTTGGAGGACACCCATGCAGTCTTCGACGATGTGGGGGAGAGAACCCATGTTGCTAAATCTGTATTAAGGGATGGGTTAGTTTGGTTTGTCTATGCAGGAGGGAATGTGTGAGGGATATAAGTAAGGGAAAGGAAGGTGGTTAGAGAAGGGATAGTGGGAAAAGTTGGGGGTGATTGTGTAAATTTGAAGGACATTATTGAAAGTGGTGGCATATGCGTGCATGGCCATTGGTTTATCTTATTGCATTGAATATGGACCATAGATGCGAGTAGTGGCTAGGTTAATGTTTGTTTTTAGGGTTGAAATTAATGGCTTAGGTGATCAGGGTTCTCATCATGCTTTACAATTAGAATATGAAGAATAGCTTGCTCAGTTTTTAACCTATCTATGTGTAACagtttatataaatacataagaCTTTTTGGATCATGTGAATGGTCAACTGCATGCATGGGTTCCCAGAAACTggggatcatcaaataaaatgtaaataaaatttcatgtgTATGTCGTACGTGCCATCCATGCATGTGGATGTAAATTGTATGAATGAATAAccgtagttttttttttttttttgggtgcgGCTACAATGCCGCCCCATGTTGACCGCCCagcgtaacttttttttttttttttcttttcatattttttaatacatttaaatatatttaaaaaaaataaaaaaatataaatacatttaaaattacttttttaatcactaagtaaaaaaaaaaagacaagcgGTCAAATAAAGTGGACAAAATGGAGAGGTAAAGTagtgtttttaaaaaacaaggGAAAAGAATGgcagcctagctagctagatcaaATTTGCTATACATCGATTGATTtgacataaataattttataaattaattaatttataaaattttcatacgtAAAATTGATCCTTCGATCTCAAATGATGTAACtggaatattaataaaatcaaagaattaataaacaacatttttccGCCATTAATTATCACGTGGAGGCTGCATGCGACTTATGTTCTagacaaagaaaatgaaggaactGTTAGTTTTGTTACCGTGGTATTTTgacatattttttgaataataataataaaatattaaataataaaataataaataataataaaatatttatttcagaATACATTAGTATCCAAATTAGGCAAATAAGACGCgacttataaaattaagaaaaatgttagatatatttaagaaaaatttatttttttacatattgattattgatatactaaaaattataaaatttaaaatttaaaattaaaattaataaaaaattaataaaatgagttttataaataaaattataaataaaaatataaatatacgtaATACTGTAATACTACTataaaattaaaggatataaTGCACTACCTATTAATGCATAGTTCTTAATTGACACTTACAGTACTTCGCGTGGCGGCCGCCATCAAACACTCGTGAGGTTTAACAATAGTTTAAGCCCtaatattctaatttctaaATGACAGATCGTACGTTAAAAGGTTGGAACGAGTCGAAGATAACGAGttaattttgtaattgcaaTTGGAGTAGTTTTTCTGCGCTAGCTGGGCCCTTTGAATGGAACTTAAACCAGTAAAAAAGGATGGTGGCGGATACCGCCTGTACTAGTAATtaaagtagaaataaaaaaatatataaaaaagggACGACGGCTAGATGGGCCCTCAATTGATTGGGTTTCAATCAAGCTGGCTTATCGGATCCCCACTAATTTGAAGTCaccgagctagctagctagctagctagattaggggtgtcaaatcgtgttaacgggtcgtgttcgtgtcgtgtcaagacatatatattatactatataggttaaccctaacccgacccgttaagcttatcgtgtcaaaatctcaaaccctaacacgacccaataatataacgggtcgtgtcgtgtcaacccgttttgacctatttatgtaaatggattaaaacaaacccaaaattaacctctttttaccataattttatataaatattaaaatcacagtatctataaaaaaatataaaactaactacaagtccaaaattacaatctaaacaataaaaatatcgaaattaaaatcccaacaattttattttttaggtataagggtataattgtaattttaactttcataacgggttataacgggttataacgggtcataacgggttgacccgttatcaacccgttaagctatcgtgtcttaacgggtcaacccgttttgacccgaacccgttaagagttaaccctaacccgcttttatcgtgtcgtgttcgtgttgggttaatgggtcgtgtaacatattgacacccctaagCTAGATAGGCTTATATACTGGCAGCAGGGGGCTggacatgaaaatattttcagaaatgctattaaggcttcgtttggatgacaaatatctctcaactcatctcaactcattattacaattttttcaaattttaacataaaatataataaataattcaactttttcaaatcttaaaataataataatattaaaaaataatattctaacaatattttatcatctcaactcaactcaactcaactcacttcaacatccaaacgcaacctaagagTTAGGtcccgataatttttttttattatttaataattaaaaaattattttttaatgatgtaatgatttttttaaataaatatttaaaaatataaacaaattgaatgaagaaaaattaaaaaaaaaactttttaattcttgttCAGAGTCTGATACATCCACACATTTTCGATGAATATAATATggctcaaatttttttaaaacgaaatttaaattttattttacgatagatttgtttagatgaattagagatgaaaaaaaattattttaaaatatttctagaGATAAAATGTTCCTAAAGGATAATTTTATTGTAGTGAAGATATATAATCCATATAATTATGCAGGGATGAACTTATAATTAACAAGACAAAAGGGGGTGAAAAATCTGGATTTTCAAGTGCATGAATCCTAATTCCTACCTGTAGATTGCATTAGTGCCACTGCTGATGCAAAACGCCAAAGCAGCTTGTCGATTCATGTTCAAATACAAACTAAGCAAAGGACATGCATTGCCCAAATCTCAGGTGCATGTACTACgtactgatgatgatgatgatggtgctGTAGATGGTGggtataacatataatatatggcGATGGTTCAAGTAAGTACTACTGCACGGTTTAATTAGCCCGGCCAAATTCCACCATCCCGGCCGGCCAATATCTAGGTTTGAAAGTCTTCCTCTACAAAACGATTCTATCCATATGTGTGTGCACTGTGTGGCCGACTGAGCATGTgttgtgttttaaaatttaatatctgTGCCCACTGCCGAAAACTCCGTGGAACCTGCTGCATGCCTAGTGTTAGACCTACCTCCTTCTCCCACTTCACTCAGCCTCCTTTGCTCGGCTTGGTTGTTAATCTTTTCTGAGctcaatttaatttagtttaattttaaacaaaatctaacatctaaatattaaattattaaactcatctcaactcaaaatttttttacatatggaatctataacttttttcaattcaacatttttttatacgtgagacccacaattcttttaaatttctcataaatacatataaactcatcttaatatccaaatacatttaaactcatcttaagtgaatctcacaaaactcactctaccatctcaactcactactattcaacctagttcaatatccaaacgtagcctaaacaAGAGATAATGCCCCCTCGAGGTTTGTTATGATCATTTCGTTTCATGCACTATACATTAtacttgattttattaattttattttttattttttaaactaattgaattattctactcatcatttatacaccacacatttgataagagaaaaaaaattaaaaaattatgtgtaatgtgtagtgtagagatgatgaatatatatattttttttttaccctcagcattggttgcaggtgatagagagataaatatgatatatcagACAAATgttacaatcataaaaaaaaatatatgtatataaagtaaacttataaattaacttgAATTTATAGAAtacattatatctattttataataaaaataattttacaatctaacatacaaTATCAAACTatattagtttgtaaatttacttttatagaatttctttgtggctaaaacatttttctatatattaaccacctaaacaattattatttaaaatagaaaaataatgttCTTTATAActgattttttcattattactaATTGTTacaagatatattttaaataattatttaagtgGTTAACACactaaatcatttaaaatatgttatataaacAAAGATAACATAATTTACtataaataacaatatttatCTTTCCATGAATATGCAACTTAGGAACCAAATCTATACTCGGTTATCGAAGAGTCGCGAAGATCTTTACCTTTTCTAGCAAAgacaaaatacttttaaaagcTCAATATTTAGAATCTTTGAGACTGCTTCTATTTTGTCCCACTCTTGTCTTCTACCTCGTTTGACTTCTGGTCTTTGCTTGGCCCTCCTGCGGGCATGCCAATGAAAAAGACTCGGAGTTTCATGACCAGCCCGGGGGATCCGCTTAAATCCTTGCCAAGTCATATGCTATTGGCCTACTCTTTAGACCCCTTGGTCGAGAAAGAAAAACCGACACAACTAGGTTATATGAAGACAAGAATCCCAGTTGTAGTTACACTCGCAACGATGAATCGAATCGGTGGCCCGATTTTCTTGTCGATTCTCTCCTTTACGTGGGATTTGATCATTCTAAAGTTATTAGCAACTATGATATAGCCTACGAATGACAATGAAGTTGAGATCATGTAGCAAACTTTTACGTGAGATTTGATCATTCTAAAAGTAGCGCAACTTTTACaagaatttctttatttttgacaaaacCAATCATACTTATTTGTCAAGAaacaaatgatatttatagtcttaaACTATGTAAATTTTGcgcactttttttaaaaaaaatagataaatttaaaattcatataaaaaatttattttttaataatagactctatttttaaaaaaaaatagtgcacGAAACTTGCACGCTTTAAAACTGTATACTCATTAAGACTTGGATTACCACTTGAAcattaaaaatttcttttagcAAATTCGATCTAAACAACTCCTGAACATTCTCAGATCAAGTAGTAAAATCACTAAGAAGAAACAACAAAATAACTATGAGAAACTTATAACAAGGAGTGAAGtaacaactttttaatttccCAAGTCAACGCCAAACAGATGTTGTGGGAGGACTGATGTAATTACACTAAAAAGTCTGATGTAATTGCCCATCGACCAAGTTTACGAGTCATTATTGCCTGTGGATTACAAAACAGATTCTGCCACTCTGGCAGGTACAATATTTGGAAGGCACAACAGTTCCTAAAGAGGATGTGCACGCATGTGAGAACAGAGGATTGGGCATGCATATATGAGCAAAGATTAGAAACAAACATGGGGAGGAATGAGCTTTCCTGGATTCATAATATTGTTGGGATCTAAAGCAGCCTTTATTCTTTTCATTGTCCTCAGAGCCTCCATTCCAAGCTCTTTCTCAAGATACTGAAAAGGGTAAATGCAGAATAGTAACtacattgtttaaaaaattgacAATGCACTGGAGTCTTTGAATTTGAATCGCCAATACTAGTAAATTATACATGCTAATGAAAAACATCAACCGAAGTAAGAAGCATCATAAAAAGTTTGCTCCAGCCATAGTCCTCATATGGGGTAAATTTTCCTTC
This genomic interval from Juglans regia cultivar Chandler chromosome 3, Walnut 2.0, whole genome shotgun sequence contains the following:
- the LOC109011898 gene encoding probable carboxylesterase 15, which gives rise to MGSLPHIVEDCMGVLQLFSDGTIFRLKDINFNIPVVHDNSVIFKDCLYDEKLNLHLRMYKPTSSKSSPMPRNLQLPIIVYIHGGGFCVGSRVWPNCHNCCVRLASGLGALVIAPDYRLAPEHRLPAAIDDAVSAVRWLKGQALGESTGGDAWLSGTVDFDRVYIVGDSSGGNIAHHLAVRFGSGSFEVYPVRVRGYVLLGPFFGGEVRTKSEEGPSEELLNLEILDRFWRLSMPIGENRDHPLANPFGPASPSLEKVALDPILVIAGGSELLKDRAEDYAKRFKELGKEIEFVQFEGKQHGFFTNDPFSEIANEVIQLLKQFMLENCM